A DNA window from Sphingomonas changnyeongensis contains the following coding sequences:
- a CDS encoding OmpA family protein, with translation MRKLAIAMALASTAIASPALAKDKAWYVGIEGGALLVEDINFDITRGTGATATLGTNTVNHKYGYDVGGLVGYDFGVFRLEAEVAYKTATLEGYESTVSTPIGSRSAIPNVLYGEAGGSTSALSFMLNGLFDFGDEEGLSGYAGGGLGVARVSADYGLRSDTPSFIDDSDTRFAWQAIAGIRAPITDNIDVGLKYRFFNTSRLSMVGINGDVFDGRFRSHSLLGSLIFNFGEPAAPPPPPPPPPPPPPPPPPPPPPPPPAAVCAPGPYIVFFEWNASVVTPEAASILDNAITSYRDCGNAQVMLAGYTDTSGTPKYNLGLSQRRADAVKAYMAGRGIPDGVITTQAFGETNLRVQTADGVRELQNRRVEITYGPGSGM, from the coding sequence ATGCGGAAGCTTGCCATTGCGATGGCGTTGGCCTCCACGGCGATCGCTTCGCCCGCGCTGGCGAAGGATAAGGCGTGGTATGTGGGCATTGAAGGTGGTGCCCTCCTCGTCGAGGACATCAACTTCGACATCACCCGCGGAACGGGCGCGACCGCGACCCTTGGCACCAATACCGTCAACCATAAGTATGGGTACGATGTTGGTGGTCTGGTTGGCTACGACTTCGGCGTGTTCCGGCTCGAAGCCGAAGTGGCCTACAAGACCGCGACGCTTGAAGGCTATGAGAGCACCGTTTCGACGCCGATCGGCAGCCGCTCGGCCATTCCGAACGTGCTTTATGGCGAAGCCGGTGGTTCGACGTCGGCGCTCAGCTTCATGCTCAACGGTCTGTTCGACTTCGGTGACGAAGAGGGCCTGAGCGGTTACGCGGGCGGTGGTCTCGGTGTTGCGCGCGTGAGCGCCGACTATGGTCTGCGTTCGGATACTCCGAGCTTCATCGATGATTCGGACACGCGCTTTGCATGGCAGGCGATTGCCGGCATTCGCGCGCCGATCACCGACAACATCGACGTCGGCCTGAAGTATCGCTTCTTCAACACCTCGCGCCTGTCGATGGTCGGCATCAACGGCGATGTGTTTGACGGTCGCTTCCGCTCGCACTCGCTGCTGGGCAGCCTGATCTTCAACTTCGGCGAACCGGCTGCCCCGCCGCCGCCGCCGCCGCCGCCGCCGCCTCCCCCGCCGCCGCCGCCTCCCCCGCCGCCGCCGCCGCCGCCTGCTGCGGTCTGCGCCCCGGGGCCGTACATCGTGTTCTTTGAATGGAACGCGTCGGTGGTGACCCCGGAAGCGGCGTCGATCCTCGACAATGCGATCACCTCCTACCGTGATTGCGGCAACGCGCAGGTCATGCTTGCCGGCTACACCGACACGTCGGGCACGCCCAAGTACAACCTCGGCCTGTCGCAGCGCCGCGCCGATGCGGTGAAGGCCTATATGGCCGGCCGTGGCATTCCGGACGGCGTGATCACGACCCAGGCGTTCGGTGAAACCAACCTGCGTGTGCAGACGGCGGACGGCGTCCGCGAACTGCAGAACCGCCGTGTGGAAATCACCTACGGTCCGGGTTCGGGCATGTAA